A single genomic interval of Streptomyces graminofaciens harbors:
- a CDS encoding DUF4328 domain-containing protein codes for MNDHIAPRPPVLSPVRWVARGAVMALALAGAAWVARALWHVRLAAAGMPDAGPLYRDGDRQRLPTPLEDGYHVVSSVGDVATLICALTFLLWLQRLRDNARTLSGRPPRYAGIWVYAGWIIPVANLWIPRGVVADIHHAGAPEARLPRAVNWWWALWLVAMLSGTGLMYADTTDEVIARAYDKVELLLAADAAVIGAAVAAVFVVRALTATQQRYAP; via the coding sequence ATGAACGATCACATAGCCCCGCGTCCGCCCGTGCTGAGCCCGGTTCGTTGGGTGGCCCGCGGTGCCGTCATGGCCCTGGCCCTCGCCGGTGCCGCGTGGGTGGCCCGGGCCCTGTGGCACGTTCGGCTCGCGGCGGCCGGGATGCCGGACGCCGGGCCGCTCTACCGGGACGGGGACCGGCAGCGCCTGCCGACGCCGCTGGAGGACGGCTACCACGTCGTCAGCTCGGTGGGAGATGTCGCCACCCTGATCTGCGCGCTCACGTTCCTGCTCTGGCTGCAACGCCTCCGGGACAACGCCCGCACCCTCTCCGGCCGACCCCCGCGCTACGCCGGGATCTGGGTCTACGCCGGCTGGATCATCCCCGTCGCGAACCTCTGGATCCCCCGCGGAGTCGTCGCCGACATCCACCACGCCGGCGCCCCCGAGGCGCGACTGCCGCGCGCGGTGAACTGGTGGTGGGCCCTGTGGCTCGTGGCGATGCTCAGCGGCACGGGCCTGATGTACGCGGACACGACGGACGAGGTCATCGCACGGGCCTACGACAAGGTGGAGCTGCTCCTGGCGGCCGACGCGGCGGTGATCGGCGCGGCGGTGGCGGCCGTCTTCGTCGTACGCGCGCTGACGGCGACTCAGCAGCGGTACGCCCCATGA